The following proteins are co-located in the Haloplanus sp. HW8-1 genome:
- a CDS encoding ArsA family ATPase — protein MSELDVEPVDAVDEPDEGNDADPTLVDVEATELPETVDAPEYVLYGGKGGVGKTTMAAATALSSAAAGTATLVVSTDPAHSLSDTLDVEIPSTPTRIREADPLWAAEIDPEAAMEEGLFGEGGVGVEGEGTPGGDGDAVGGGAPLGGLGDLGEALGDDAIDPLMGGSMPGADEAAAMRQLLEYLDDPRFDRVVIDTAPTGHTLRLLELPEVLDSMVGRLLSMREKFSGMMEGFKGMFGVGGDAAEGPDLDDLRDRIERLRAVLQDPSRTDFRVVMVPEEMSVVESERLIRRLDEFSIPVNTVVVNRVMEDLADVADVDTEWVVSPNLADCEFCQRRWDVQQNALRRASDLFRGHEVKRVPLLADEVRGERALRVVAACLA, from the coding sequence ATGAGCGAACTCGACGTGGAGCCGGTCGACGCGGTGGACGAGCCGGACGAGGGGAACGACGCCGACCCGACGCTGGTCGACGTCGAGGCGACGGAACTGCCCGAGACCGTCGACGCGCCGGAGTACGTCCTCTACGGCGGGAAGGGCGGCGTCGGCAAGACGACGATGGCGGCGGCGACGGCGCTCTCCTCGGCCGCCGCGGGCACGGCGACGCTCGTCGTCTCGACCGATCCCGCCCACTCCCTCTCGGACACCCTCGACGTCGAGATTCCGTCGACGCCGACGCGCATCCGGGAGGCGGATCCGCTGTGGGCCGCGGAGATCGACCCCGAGGCGGCGATGGAGGAGGGGCTGTTCGGCGAGGGCGGCGTCGGGGTGGAAGGCGAGGGGACTCCCGGTGGAGACGGCGACGCCGTCGGTGGCGGCGCACCTCTCGGCGGACTGGGCGACCTCGGCGAGGCGCTCGGGGACGACGCCATCGACCCGCTGATGGGGGGATCGATGCCGGGGGCCGACGAGGCCGCCGCGATGCGCCAACTGCTCGAATATCTCGACGACCCCCGGTTCGACCGCGTGGTGATCGACACGGCGCCGACGGGTCACACCCTGCGTCTGCTGGAACTGCCCGAGGTGCTCGACTCGATGGTCGGCCGCCTGCTCTCCATGCGCGAGAAGTTCTCGGGGATGATGGAGGGGTTCAAGGGGATGTTCGGCGTCGGCGGCGACGCCGCAGAGGGACCCGATCTGGACGACCTCCGGGATCGGATCGAGCGCCTCCGGGCGGTCCTGCAGGATCCCTCCCGCACCGACTTTCGGGTGGTGATGGTGCCCGAGGAGATGAGCGTCGTCGAATCCGAGCGGCTGATCCGCCGACTCGACGAGTTCTCCATCCCCGTGAACACGGTCGTCGTCAACCGCGTGATGGAGGATCTGGCGGACGTGGCCGACGTGGACACCGAGTGGGTGGTGTCGCCCAACCTGGCGGACTGCGAGTTCTGCCAGCGGCGCTGGGACGTTCAGCAGAACGCCCTCCGTCGGGCGAGCGACCTGTTCCGGGGCCACGAGGTGAAGCGCGTACCGCTGCTGGCCGACGAGGTGCGCGGGGAACGGGCCCTGCGGGTCGTCGCCGCCTGTCTCGCGTAG